One segment of Ziziphus jujuba cultivar Dongzao chromosome 12, ASM3175591v1 DNA contains the following:
- the LOC107428629 gene encoding aldehyde dehydrogenase family 2 member B7, mitochondrial has product MAARRISSRLSRSFGSVSSSSGLFCKGRFPSAGRVGKYSTAAAIEEPITPSVKVNYTQLLINGNFVDSASGKTFPTLDPRTGDVIAHISEGDAEDINRAVSAARKAFDEGPWPKMTAYERSRILLRFADLIEKHNDEIAALETWDNGKPYEQAANIEIPMVTRLFRYYAGWADKIHGLTIPADGPYHVQTLHEPIGVAGQIIPWNFPLLMYAWKVGPALACGNSVVLKTAEQTPLSALYVTKLLHEAGLPPGVLNVISGFGPTAGAALASHMDVDKIAFTGSTQTGKVILELAAKSNLKPVTLELGGKSPFIVFDDADVDKAVELAHFALFFNQGQCCCAGSRTFVHERVYDEFVEKAKARAVKRVVGDPFRGGIEQGPQIDSEQFNKILKYIRAGVDGGASLEAGGERFGDKGFYIEPTVFSNVKDDMLIAKDEIFGPVQSILKFKDLDEVIRRANNSRYGLAAGVFTNNLDIANHVTRALRAGSVWINCFDVFDAAIPFGGYKMSGIGREKGIYSLNNYLQVKAVVTPLTNPAWL; this is encoded by the exons ATGGCGGCTAGGAGGATCTCTTCTCGACTGTCTCGCTCTTTTGGttctgtttcttcttcttctggttTGTTTTGTAAAG ggAGGTTTCCTTCGGCGGGCAGAGTTGGGAAATATAGCACTGCCGCTGCAATTGAGGAACCGATTACTCCATCTGTCAAAGTAAATTATACTCAGCTATTAATCAATGGAAACTTTGTGGACTCAGCATCAG GGAAAACCTTTCCAACATTGGATCCCAGGACTGGGGATGTGATTGCACATATTTCTGAAGGTGACGCTGAAGATATAAATCGGGCAGTTTCTGCTGCCCGTAAAGCATTTGATGAGGGACCATGGCCTAAGATGACTGCTTAT GAAAGGTCCCGGATACTTTTGCGCTTTGCTGACTTGATTGAAAAGCATAATGATGAAATTGCTGCTCTTGAGACCTGGGATAATGGGAAGCCTTATGAACAAGCTGCTAATATTGAGATACCCATGGTCACTCGTCTATTCCGATACTATGCAG GTTGGGCGGATAAGATTCATGGTCTCACAATTCCAGCAGATGGACCATATCATGTGCAAACTTTACATGAACCAATAGGTGTTGCTGGTCAGATTATACCATGGAATTTTCCTCTGCTCATGTATGCTTGGAAGGTTGGGCCTGCATTAGCATGTGGCAACAGTGTTGTTCTGAAGACAGCAGAGCAGACACCGCTTTCTGCTTTATATGTTACAAAGCTATTGCATGAG GCTGGACTTCCTCCTGGTGTTCTCAATGTGATTTCTGGTTTTGGTCCCACTGCCGGTGCAGCTCTTGCCAGTCATATGGACGTTGATAAG ATTGCTTTTACTGGATCAACTCAGACAGGTAAAGTTATACTTGAATTGGCTGCAAAAAGTAATCTTAAACCGGTAACTTTGGAGCTCGGAGGGAAATCCCCATTTATTGTATTTGATGATGCTGATGTGGATAAGGCTGTTGAGCTGGCTCATTTTGCCCTATTCTTTAATCAG GGACAATGCTGTTGCGCTGGTTCTCGTACTTTTGTACATGAGCGTGTATATGATGAGTTTGTGGAGAAAGCAAAGGCACGAGCGGTGAAACGTGTTGTTGGTGATCCATTCAGGGGGGGCATTGAACAAGGTCCTCAG ATTGATTCAGAACAGTTTAACAAGATCCTAAAGTACATACGAGCTGGTGTTGACGGTGGAGCTTCCTTGGAAGCTGGAGGAGAGAGGTTTGGAGATAAGGGTTTCTACATTGAGCCCACTGTTTTTTCAAACGTCAAG GATGACATGCTCATAGCAAAGGATGAGATATTTGGTCCAGTGCAATCCATCTTGAAATTCAA GGACCTTGATGAGGTGATACGTAGGGCGAATAATAGTCGCTATGGACTTGCTGCTGGGGTTTTCACAAATAACTTAGATATCGCAAACCACGTAACACGTGCATTGCGAGCTGGTTCTGTTTGGATAAATTGCTTTGATGTCTTTGATGCTGCAATTCCTTTTGGCGGGTATAAGATGAGTGGCATTGGAAGAGAAAAGGGAATTTACAGCCTTAACAATTACCTGCAAGTGAAGGCTGTTGTCACACCCTTGACGAATCCTGCATGGCtataa